In the genome of Bufo bufo chromosome 9, aBufBuf1.1, whole genome shotgun sequence, the window AAGACACCACGACACGGAAAAGGCATGTGGTCGAGGTCCTGGAGCCCGTGCGCTTCTCTTTGCTTCCACCTCAGCGGCTCCAGAAGAACATTGAAGGTAAGAACGGTCTCGGCTCACCGCGCCCTCCGACAGGAGCGCCTCCTAGTCCTGACTATTTGCTTCCGTGTTACAGAAGTGACAGATTTCAGCCTGCGGGTGGCGCTGCAGACACTTCTGAGGGAATACTGTGAGCCCAACCTGTCCCCTAAAGATAAGAAGCTCTGCAGCTTCCTCCAGCCCTCGCGCGTCCGACCGCGCAGGAAAGCGCGCAAATTCCTCTATGCTATAGGTAAAGGTCAGGACCATGGACCAGGGGTAATACTGGAATCCTGGATATGGTAACAGGTGGACCTTCTGCCATACAGggggatacatccggctgcagggTGGACGGTGGAGCGACAGCAGGGCGCTGAGCTGCGTGGAGAGGTTCGATACGTTCAGTCAGTACTGGAGCACCGTGTCCTCCCTGCACCAGGCACGTAGCGGGATGAGTGCGGCCGTCCTGGAGGGCCGGATCTACGTGGTCGGAGGTACGTAACACGCTGCCCCTCCTCTCAGTCTATTGAATGGATTTCACACCACCTAAGTTTCCAATAGACCATGCACTGAAGGTGGAGTTATGTCCACTGTGTCTTAAAGGAGCAGAACTACAGTGTAAAGTATGGAGGAAAAACAGAGCAATGGGTGGATTTCCAACTATCATGGACTCCAATAGAGTAAATTAATGAAAATAACACGAGTAGTGCAGTGAGGACTGACACTTTACAGACAGACGGGCATGTATATACACAGGGCAGAGTTCTGTACCACGCAGGGTGTGTGAAGGGGTGGTCCGTGGCACCTGTGGACTCTATAGAGCTGATGTTTTGTGTTTCGCCTGCAGGGGAGAAGGACTCCATGATCTTTGACTGTGTGGAGTGCTACGACCCCGTGTGTAAGCAGTGGACAGCAGTTCCCTCCATGAATCAGCCACGTTGTGGTCTGGGGGTCACTTCCTGCCATGGTGCCATCTACGCCATGGGTGAGTGCCGCTCCTATGATAAGTCACTGTATCTGTATCACAGCTGGAGACGATAGAATCTCTCCTCGTCTGTCCCCGCAGGCGGCTGGGTGGGCGCAGAGATTGGAAACGGCATCGAGCGGTATTCACCAGAGGACAACACCTGGCAGATAGTGGGGCACATGTCCCTGCCCAGATATAACTTTGCTTGTTGCGAGAGACAAGGTGAGTGGCGCAGTTATCTCATCCCCATTGTAATAATTCTATGTGCTCGAAGTATAATATATAAAACTCTAGTGTTCTATTCCTGAACGTCATTAGAGTCTAGTAGTGCCCCCCGGTGGTCAATCATTGGGGTGACAATTTATACAGGGAGAGGGGAGTATCCCCAAAATTCCAAACAAAGAATGCATCTGActgactgatcctgagttacatcctgtattatactccagagctgcactcactattctgctggtgcagtcactgtgtacatacattacttatcctgtactgatcctgagttacatcctgtattatactccagagctgcactcactattctgctggtgcagtcactgtgtacatacattacttatcctgcactgatcctgagttacatcctgtattatactccagagctgcactcactattctgctggtgcagtcactgtgtacatacattacttatcctgtactgatccggagttacatcctgtattatactccagagctgcactcactatactgctggtacagtcactgtgtacatacattacttatcctgtactgatcctgagttacatcctgtattatactccagagctgcactcactattctgctggtgcagtcactgtgtacaaacattacattacttatcctgcactgatcctgagttacatcctgtattatactccagagctgcactcactattctgctggtgcagtcactgtgtacatacattacttatcctgtactgatcctgagttacatcctgtattatactccagagctgcactcactattctgctggtgcagtcactgtgtacatacattacttatcctgtactggtcctgagttatatcctgtattacacttcagagctgcactcactattctgctggtgcagtcactgtgtccatacattacttatcctgtactgatcctgagttacatcctgtattatactccagagctgcactcactattctgctggtgcagtcactgtgtacatacattacttatcctgtactgatcctgagttacttcctgtattatactccacagctgcactcactattctgctggtgcagtcactgtgtacatacattacttatcctgtactgatcctgagttacatcctgtattatactccagagctgcactcactattctgctggtgcagtcactgtgtacatacattacttatcctgtactgatcctgagttacatcctgtattatactccagagctgcactcactattctgctggtgcagtcactgtgcacatacattactgatcctctaTTATATATGATGTCTGTGTTGTGATGCAGGAACCTTCTCTTTTAGGGCTGATCTATGTCGTCGGGGGTATTAGCTATGAGGGGACAGAACTTTCTTCTGCTGAAGTGTTTGATCCCATTGCCAAGCGCTGGACATCACTCCCTCCTATGGGGACCCGCAGGGCGTATCTGGGTGTAGCCTCGCTAAACGACTGCCTGTACGCGGTGGGCGGCTGGAATGAGCAGCAGGACGCTCTGAACACGGCGGAGAAGTTTTCTTTTGAGGAGGTAATTCATTGTCTTATGAAACATCTTTGCACTTTGTATTATCTTCTGCTCTCCAAAGCCTGTTTTCAATATCTCTGCTTGTTATCAGTGAATAGACGTGACATTCAGAGGCCTTCTCACAGCTGTGGGTTtgtcaggctacatgcacacggccttTATGTAACAGCCGGCCACTTTCAGCACCAATGAAGGTctctggggctattcacatggccagtGACTATCAgccgtcaaaaaataggacatgtcctatttttggccgttttCATGACCAGATGGACCCCATTGACATCAGTTGGGTCCATCTAGAACAATATagtcttttaggggttaaaaaaagtacTTGCCTCAACCACTTACACGTGTCGCTCCTCTCTTGATGGAAAAGGACCTGTACTCAGCGTGAGGATGTCAAGAGAGGAGGGACCGTAAAGCAAACAATTgcagctgggggccactatgtgtactgagggcactgcaggggttaggAAATTCATCCGTTTTTCATGGGTATTTTTAAcgccatgaaaaactgatgcaaaacgtccattaaaaacggacagaTGGCCAGAAAATCTATGGAAAAATTGTTGAAAAATAGCCAGCCGTT includes:
- the LOC120979423 gene encoding actin-binding protein IPP, coding for MDPASTASLRSVENHAQLVLQQMEKMRRQLEFCDLHLHVGPVVFGAHKLVLAASSPYFAALLSGGLKESSGDVVRIQEVEPAIFQLLLDFIYSGSVLISPETVQELMTAADMLQLNHVVALCCDFLKEQIVPGNCIGFFQFSEQLACQPLLEFTESYIHAHFPEVQQGDEFQELTKEQLIRLLRSEELCIEDEHQVFAAAMSWLQKDTTTRKRHVVEVLEPVRFSLLPPQRLQKNIEEVTDFSLRVALQTLLREYCEPNLSPKDKKLCSFLQPSRVRPRRKARKFLYAIGGYIRLQGGRWSDSRALSCVERFDTFSQYWSTVSSLHQARSGMSAAVLEGRIYVVGGEKDSMIFDCVECYDPVCKQWTAVPSMNQPRCGLGVTSCHGAIYAMGGWVGAEIGNGIERYSPEDNTWQIVGHMSLPRYNFACCERQGLIYVVGGISYEGTELSSAEVFDPIAKRWTSLPPMGTRRAYLGVASLNDCLYAVGGWNEQQDALNTAEKFSFEEETWVEVAPMRTPRAGVSVISVNGLLYAAGGRASVQNFAAPVTTDSVEVYNPHTDSWTEMGSMITSRCEGTLAVL